A stretch of DNA from Streptomyces venezuelae:
TCGAACCTGCAACCTTCTGATCCGTAGTCAGATGCTCTATCCGTTAAGCTACGAGTGCTTGTGCTTCCCGGGGTTTTTCGCCCCGTTGGCCTTGCGAGAACAACAATACATGGACCTCGCCGTGACGCGAAATCCGTTATCCAAACCACCCCTGACCTGCGGAAACAGCTCTTCTGGCGGGGTTCCGGAACGACCGAAGCCCCGGTCCGTCAGGACCGGGGCTTCGGTGATCACTCAAGCGGAGGCGGAGGGATTTGAACCCTCGATGGGGGGTAAGCCCCAAACCGCATTAGCAGTGCGGCGCCATAGACCGGACTAGGCGACGCCTCCAGCACACCCCCGCGTACGAGGGTGCGTGCAGATGATGACACAGGCGCGGGGCCGGTCACCAATCCGGTCCCACGGTACTAGGCGCGGCGGCACGAGAGCAAAGCCTTTCGGCGCCGGTCACCGGAACGTCCAGGCGGGGTCCTCGTTGGGCAGGCGTACGCGCACCACCCCCGGCCCACCCTCCCCGACGTACCGGACCGCCGACCCTGGAGATCTTGATGCGTCTCGTTGCCCTCGCCACCGGCTCCGCCCTCGCGGCCATGGCCGCCGGCGGCCCCCTGCCGCCCCTCCCCCTCGGCGGGCTCCTGACACCACCGCCGGACCGGCTCACCGTCACCGTGGAGCACAACGGCCCCTCCCGTGCCGCCAACGGCACGTACACCCTGGAGTGTGACCCGGTGGGCGGCACCCACCCGGAGGCCAAACGGGCGTGCGCCCGGCTCGACCGCTTCCACCAGGCCGGGAAGAACCCGTTCTCGGCCGTCTCCGCGGACCAGATCTGCACCGCGGAGTACGGCGGACGCGCCGTCGCCCGGATCACCGGTACCTGGCACGGACGCGAGGTCGATGCCGCCTTCCACCGGAAGAACGGTTGCGAGATCAAGCGCTGGCATGACTTGGAACCTGTCCTTCCGAGTCCGCGTTCCTGACCAGGGAGGATTCGGGGAGCACCGGGATCGGGCCCCCGATCCGCCGCCCCAGGCGCGGAAGGTGGCCTTAGACTCCTCCCGTGACATGCCGGTAGTCGTGGTCAGGGAGGAAGCTCGTCGTGAGCAGCAGGCCATCCCGAGGCGCTGCTCGCCTCGCAGCAATACTCGACGCTCTGCCGGACGCGCTGCTGCTCGTCAACGCGAACGGCACCGTCGTCAACGCGAATTCGATCGCGCTCGAGGTCATGGAGAGCCCCGGAACCGGGCTCGTCGGCCGCGGGCTGCTCGACCTGCTGCCCGAGTTCGACTCCAAGCTGATCCCCGGCTCCATGCGCCGCCCCGGCGACGAAGACGGCCTGCGCACCAAACCCACCCGTATGACGGCACGCCGGACCGACGGCAGCGAATTCCCCGTCGAGGTGACCAGCGCGAGTCTGGACGGCCGGGACGCCTACCGGGAGCCGCACCACTCCTACACCGGTGACGAGCTGCTGATGCTCGTCGTCCGTGACCTCTCCGGCACCGTCGACACCGAGGCGGAGCTGGCCCGCTCGCAGCGGCAGACCGAGATGATCCTGCGGGCCGCCGCCGAAGGCGTGGTGGGCACCGACACCGACGGCCGGGTGGTCCTGGTCAACCCGGCCGCCGCACAGATCCTCGGTTACCGGGCCACGGACCTCGGCAACCGCGAGCTGCACGGCCTGATCCAGCACTCCCGGGCGGACGGCTCCCCGTTCCCCTTCGAGGAATCCCCGCTCGCCGACACCCTGCGCAGCGGGCGCAAGCACCGCGTGCGCGGGCAGGTGCTGTGGAACAAGGCCGGCCAGCCGGTCGCCGTGGACCTCACCACCTCGCCGGTCCGGGACGGTGAACAGCTGGTCGGAGCGGTGATGACGTTCACCGACCGGCGGCCGTACGACGCGCTGGCCGCGCGACACGCCCAGCTGCTGGCGGTACTCGGCGACGCCCTGCGCGGGCCGCTGGAGGAGCTGCGCGGCGAACTGGCGACCCTGGCGGCGGACGACGCGGGCCAGCTGTGGCCGGAGGCGAACCAGCTGCTGCACCACCTGGCCGCGGGCTACTCGCGGATGACCACGCTGGTCGACAACGTACTCGGCTACCAGCGGCTGGACTCGGGCAGCGAGAAGCTCGCCAAGGAGACGGTGCTGATCGACGGGGTCGTCACGGCCGGCGTCGACGCCGCGGTCGAGCTGATCGGCCCGGGGCGCGCCCAGTTCGCGGTGCACGCGCCGACCATCGAGGCGGAGATCGACCCGGAGCGGATCGCCATCGCGCTCGCCCACCTGATCGCCGATGTGGCCGGGGTCGACGCCACCGGCAAGACCCCGGCGGGCAGCGGCTACACGGACTCGACGATCGTGGTGGCGGTGGCGCAGCGCGGCGAGGTCGTACGGATCGAGGTACGCGGGCCGTACGAGGGCGGGAATCCGGTGCACGAGCCGATCGTGCGGGGCATCGTGACCGCGCACGGCGGGGTGCTGCAGACCGTCGAGGTGCCGGGTGCGCCGGGCGGTGCGTACGTCCTGGAGCTGCCGCTGGGCGCGGGGGCCGGGACGGTCACCCGGCCCGACCCGGAACCCGAGGCGGAGCCCGACCGGGAAGCCGGGGCGGGACCGGGGGCCACGGCCAAGGGGCCCCGGGAGCCGCGGACACCCGGATCGCAGTCGGAGCAGGGCTCCGGCCGGCGCGGCCGGCGCGGGGTCGACGCCTTCCTGGACGAAGAGGAACCGAGCCCGGCCCCGGAGTCCGGCGGGGGTGCGCTCGCACTGCCCTCGGGGCGGCGGCGGGCAGCCGGAGCAGTGGTGCCGTCCCCGGCCGAACCCGCCGGGCCGGAGCTCGCGCAGTCCCCGGTGGACCCCGCCGGGCTGGGCACCGGACGGCGACGCGGCCGTGACGGTGACGGCCGGGCCTTGCCCGCGCTGCCGCCCGCCGAGGCCCCGGCCGGACGGCGCCGGGCGCTGGGCCCGGCCCAGCCCGCTCTCGGCCCGGTCCCGGGCACCGATTTCCCGGCGGGCACCTCTGCTCCGGGCTCCGGTACCTCCGCCGCCGGCGGCGTCGCAGCAGGCGCATCGGCCCGTCCCGGCGATGCCCCGGCCCCCGGCCCGGAAGCATCCGGCCTGGTGCCCCTGCCCAGCAGCGGCTTCACCGTGGGCCCTGCTCCCGCGTCCGCTCCGCTCCCCGACCTCACGACGCCCGCCGCCCCCGCTGCTCCCGCGGCCCCCACGACACCCCCGGCCGGCCCGGTGGCCGCCGGAGCCGCCACGCCCGGCGGGCGGCGTGGCCGCCGGGTACTCGGGAGCCCTGAGGCGGAGGACTCCCACCAGGCCGCCGCCGAGAACACCGGGCCCGGCGATCACACTCCCGCCCAGGCCCACCAGCCCACCGGCCGGCGGCGCGCCCTGCCCGGTACGGGGCCCGCTCCGGCCGGCGGGCCGGTCCCGGCAGCGGGGCCTGCTGCCGTCCCGGTGCCGGCTCCTGCCGCCGGACCCGGCACCGGTACCGGTCCTGGCGCCGCCTGGCCGGTCCCGGCTGCCCGGACTGCTCCGGAGGACGACTCCGCCGCGCCCGTCCCGGTACCGGCGGCCCGCCGGCCGAAGGACCCGGCGCAGCCCATCAGCGTCCGGACCCTCGGCCAGGGCATCAGCGTGGACCCCGGTGCCGCGGCCGGAGCGGGCCCGGCCACCGCACCCGGGGCGGAGGCGGAGGCCACCGCAGGGACCGCCGGCGGATCGGGGCGGCGGCGCAGGCTCGCCGAGCCCGCGCCGCAGGGCCGCGCCTTCGCCATAGGGGCCCCCGAAGCCGGTGCAGCCGAGGGTCCGGAACCGCTGGACGGCCCCGGCGGGGCCGTCGAAGTGGTCAACCGGCCCGTGCCGCAGCCCGTGGACGACGAGCTGCCCCCGGAGCCTTTGGACAATCCGCGCCGGCTCCTGGTGTGGCCCGCCCCGGACGTCGCGACCACCCAGGCACTCAGCGACCGCGGCTACCGGCCGGTGATCGTGCACTCCCGCGAGGAAGTCGACGCGCAGATCGCCGCCTTCCCCGCCGCCCTGTTCGTCGACCCGCTCACCGGGCCGATCACCCGCACCGCCCTGCAGTCACTGCGCCAGGCCGCGGTGGCCGCCGAGGTGCCCGTCCTGGTGACGGCCGGGCTGGGTCACGCCACGCGCGAGGCGGCGTACGGCGCGGATCCGGCCGTACTCCTGAAGGCACTCGCACCGCGCGACAGCGAGCAGCACCCCTCGCGGGTCCTGCTCATCGAGGAGAAGGACCCGATCGCCGGTGCCCTCACCGCCGCCCTGGAACGGCGCGGCATGCAGGTGGGCCGGGCCGGTGCCGACACCGACGCGGTGGAACTGGCGACCCGGATGCAGCCGAACCTCGTGGTCATGGACCTGATGCAGGTCCGGCGGCGGCGAGCCGGCATCGTGGACTGGCTGCGCGCCAACGGGCAGTTGAACCGCACCCCGCTGGTCGTCTACACGACCAGCGGCATCGACGAGGCCGAACTGCCCCGGCTCGCCTCCGGCGAGAGCGTGCTCTTCCTCGCCGAGCGGTCCACCACCGCGGAGGTGCAGGGCCGCATCGTGGACCTGCTGGCGAAGATCGGTACGAATTAGTCACCCTGGTGGCCATGGCCACCATCGAGCACACCGAGAAGCCCGTACCCGCCGACAACGGCGAGGTGACCCTCCTCATCGCCCGGCAGGTGGAGGAGGGTCACGAGGAAGCCTTCGAGAGGTGGGCCCGGGGAATCCTGGAAACGGCAGCCGGCTTCCCGGACCACCTGGGGTACGGGCTGTTCCGGCCGGCGGCCGAGGGCGCGCCCTGGTTCCTGGTGCACCGGTTCCGGGACCACGCGGCGTTCCAGCGCTGGCAGGACTCTCCCGAGCGGGCGCAGTGGTTCGCCAACTGCCAGGGCCACCACCACACCGAGATAGCCCGGCGGGAACTGCACGGTATGGAGACCTGGTTCGCCAAGCCGGGCACGACCCGGCCCGCGCCCCCGCGGTGGAAGATGGCGATCAGCTCGGGGCTGGCCATCTTCCCGATCTCGCTGGCGGGGAACGCACTGCTCGGGCCGTACCTGGTGGATCTGCATCTGGTCCTGCGGACCGCGGCCTTCGCCGGGGTCTTCAGCACGCTGATGACCTATGTGGCGATGCCCGCGGTCAGCAGGCTGCTGCGGGGCTGGCTCAGCCCAGCGTCGTGACCTCCAGCGCCCCGTCCGCGTACTGCTTGCGGATCACCTTCTTGTCGAACTTGCCGACGCTCGTCTTCGGCACCGCGTCGATGACGGTCCAGCGCTCCGGCAGCTGCCACTTGGCGATCGTCTCGCCGAGGAAGGCCCGCAGGGCGTCGTAGTCGACGGTGGATCCCGGCTTCAGGACGACGGTGGCCAGTGGCCGCTCGCCCCACTTCTCGTCGGGGACGGCGACCACGGCCGCTTCCGCGACATCGGGGTGGGCCATCAGTGCGTTCTCCAGCTCCACGCTGGAGATCCACTCGCCGCCGGACTTGATCACGTCCTTGGCCCGGTCGGTCAGGGTCAGGTAGCCGTCCGCGCTGATCACGCCGACATCGCCGGTCTTGAGCCAGCCGTCGGCGCTGAACTTGTCCTCGGGACGCAGCGGTTCGGCGCCGTCACCGTTGTAGTAGGCGGCTGCGATCCAGTTGCCGCGGACCTCCAGCTCGCCCGCGGATGCCCCGTCCCAGGGGAGGACGTCCCCGCCCGGGCCGACCAGCCGCGCCTCGACACCGGCCGGGAAGCGGCCCTGGGTGAGCCGGTAGGGCCACTCCTCCTCGGCGGTGAGCCCGGCCGGCGGGTGGGCCATGGTGCCCAGGGGGGAGGTCTCGGTCATGCCCCAGGCATGGCAGAGCCGGACGCCCAGCCTGTCGTACGCCTCCATCAGCGCGGGCGGGCAGGCGGAACCGCCGATCGTGACCTGCTTCATCGAGGACAGATCACGCGGGTTGGCGGTGACCTCGGCGAGCAGGCCCTGCCAGATGGTGGGAACGGCAGCCGCGTGCGAGGGCTTCTCCCGCTCGATCATCTCGGCGAGCGGGCCGGGCTGCAGGAACCGGTCCGGCATCAGCATGTTGACGCCGGTCATAAAGGTGGCGTGCGGCAGACCCCAG
This window harbors:
- a CDS encoding SSI family serine proteinase inhibitor yields the protein MRLVALATGSALAAMAAGGPLPPLPLGGLLTPPPDRLTVTVEHNGPSRAANGTYTLECDPVGGTHPEAKRACARLDRFHQAGKNPFSAVSADQICTAEYGGRAVARITGTWHGREVDAAFHRKNGCEIKRWHDLEPVLPSPRS
- a CDS encoding PAS domain-containing protein; the encoded protein is MSSRPSRGAARLAAILDALPDALLLVNANGTVVNANSIALEVMESPGTGLVGRGLLDLLPEFDSKLIPGSMRRPGDEDGLRTKPTRMTARRTDGSEFPVEVTSASLDGRDAYREPHHSYTGDELLMLVVRDLSGTVDTEAELARSQRQTEMILRAAAEGVVGTDTDGRVVLVNPAAAQILGYRATDLGNRELHGLIQHSRADGSPFPFEESPLADTLRSGRKHRVRGQVLWNKAGQPVAVDLTTSPVRDGEQLVGAVMTFTDRRPYDALAARHAQLLAVLGDALRGPLEELRGELATLAADDAGQLWPEANQLLHHLAAGYSRMTTLVDNVLGYQRLDSGSEKLAKETVLIDGVVTAGVDAAVELIGPGRAQFAVHAPTIEAEIDPERIAIALAHLIADVAGVDATGKTPAGSGYTDSTIVVAVAQRGEVVRIEVRGPYEGGNPVHEPIVRGIVTAHGGVLQTVEVPGAPGGAYVLELPLGAGAGTVTRPDPEPEAEPDREAGAGPGATAKGPREPRTPGSQSEQGSGRRGRRGVDAFLDEEEPSPAPESGGGALALPSGRRRAAGAVVPSPAEPAGPELAQSPVDPAGLGTGRRRGRDGDGRALPALPPAEAPAGRRRALGPAQPALGPVPGTDFPAGTSAPGSGTSAAGGVAAGASARPGDAPAPGPEASGLVPLPSSGFTVGPAPASAPLPDLTTPAAPAAPAAPTTPPAGPVAAGAATPGGRRGRRVLGSPEAEDSHQAAAENTGPGDHTPAQAHQPTGRRRALPGTGPAPAGGPVPAAGPAAVPVPAPAAGPGTGTGPGAAWPVPAARTAPEDDSAAPVPVPAARRPKDPAQPISVRTLGQGISVDPGAAAGAGPATAPGAEAEATAGTAGGSGRRRRLAEPAPQGRAFAIGAPEAGAAEGPEPLDGPGGAVEVVNRPVPQPVDDELPPEPLDNPRRLLVWPAPDVATTQALSDRGYRPVIVHSREEVDAQIAAFPAALFVDPLTGPITRTALQSLRQAAVAAEVPVLVTAGLGHATREAAYGADPAVLLKALAPRDSEQHPSRVLLIEEKDPIAGALTAALERRGMQVGRAGADTDAVELATRMQPNLVVMDLMQVRRRRAGIVDWLRANGQLNRTPLVVYTTSGIDEAELPRLASGESVLFLAERSTTAEVQGRIVDLLAKIGTN
- a CDS encoding antibiotic biosynthesis monooxygenase, whose translation is MATIEHTEKPVPADNGEVTLLIARQVEEGHEEAFERWARGILETAAGFPDHLGYGLFRPAAEGAPWFLVHRFRDHAAFQRWQDSPERAQWFANCQGHHHTEIARRELHGMETWFAKPGTTRPAPPRWKMAISSGLAIFPISLAGNALLGPYLVDLHLVLRTAAFAGVFSTLMTYVAMPAVSRLLRGWLSPAS
- a CDS encoding long-chain fatty acid--CoA ligase, which translates into the protein MLSTMQDVPLLVSRILQHGMTIHGSSQVSTWTGEPEPQRRSFAEIGTRTHRLAHALRDELGVRQDERVATLMWNNAEHVEAYFAIPSMGAVLHTLNLRLPPEQLVFIVNHAADRVVFVNGSLLPLLVPLLPHLPTVEHVIVSGPGDRSGLEALPVRVHDYEDLIADRPTAYPWPELDERQAAAMCYTSGTTGDPKGVVYSHRSIYLHSMQVNMTESMGLTGRDTTLVVVPQFHVNAWGLPHATFMTGVNMLMPDRFLQPGPLAEMIEREKPSHAAAVPTIWQGLLAEVTANPRDLSSMKQVTIGGSACPPALMEAYDRLGVRLCHAWGMTETSPLGTMAHPPAGLTAEEEWPYRLTQGRFPAGVEARLVGPGGDVLPWDGASAGELEVRGNWIAAAYYNGDGAEPLRPEDKFSADGWLKTGDVGVISADGYLTLTDRAKDVIKSGGEWISSVELENALMAHPDVAEAAVVAVPDEKWGERPLATVVLKPGSTVDYDALRAFLGETIAKWQLPERWTVIDAVPKTSVGKFDKKVIRKQYADGALEVTTLG